The nucleotide sequence AGGGTGTCTTTTTCCCTGATACGAGATACAACCTGCGAACGCACGATGGTGCTGATATCTTTATCCAAACGGCTGGTCCGACGCAGCCAGATGGTCGCACTCTGCTGAGGGGAATCTTTCAGACAGGACACCCCGACTATGAGTGGTTAAACTATATTGTGGCCATCGGCGTGTTGCAACGTCCTACAGGCGACCATAAGGGCAAATATGTATTGATCGATATGTGGCAGGTAAGCTTACTTTGTGTGAAGCCCTATTGGTAGAACCAGCTGACAGTATACAGGTTGTTCTACCCTGTCAGGGTTCTGATTGCCAGGATCAGCCTCAAAGTGGCACAGTTGAGCAACCAATGGAAACTTGGACAATGCAAGGAGTTTAAGGGCGCATCTGCGTGATCTTGCTGGGACACTTGATCAAGAGAGTGAGTGCTACGTCAGAGGTGGTTTAACTTTGAACCTGgcatggagatggatgtcgCGGCAGTCAGAGCACGAGGGATTGCGAGGCCCACGTTTAGGCTCATACTGCCGATCACTTCATAGAATCTTGATTGCGGAATAAAACTCCTAGAAATAATCGTCGTTTATTCCTAATACTTGGCAAATAGTCAAGAGTGGGCGAAATACGAGGAGGTTATTCCTGTTGTGCACCCGTCAGACTAGGATTTGAATCCAACTGCCGATTCTACATGCCGCACGGGATTCAACTTGTAATTCCGGTGTGCAACTCCGGTTTCTGCCCATGTGTGGTGGAGATCTTCTCCTCTATGGAGACATCGGATAATATCCACAATTCCGCCATCGAAGCTCGGAGCATTTTACACCGTATGTCTTGTGTAGTGGCGTGAGGGGCTAACCTCCTCTTCTCACCATCATTTACCTTGAAGGTACGCTTATCCTCCTTTATGGGTGAAAGGTTACTTTCGTGACCTTTGGTGTAAGATACACAATCATGGTGTCTCAAGTCGTCATGaatctctcttctcttctcttcccctctTTGTTGCAGGGATCCCAGGTGTTCTCTGAAACCGGTGTCGACTTTGCTACCAGGTGCGCCGATTTCGCGACCTCACTTCAACTGCCAGACACAAAAGTTTGGTTCACCGAGCATGTATCGCCTGGCACCAAAATCACCTTCTCAGATAACCATGAAACCTGTCGGCGACCTGAGCAGGTAGTCGACGTTGAGTTATGCCGCGTCGCCATGTCGGTTGCCACATCTCCCATCTCGAATATCAGCTTTGAGGCTTGGCTTCCTTCCAACTGGACAGGTCGGTTTTTAAGCACCGGCAATGGGGGCATGTCTGGATGTATCCAATATGAGGACATAGCCTACGGAGTAGGACTCGGTTTCGCAACTGTCGGTGCGAACAACGGTCTCAATGGTACATCGGCCCTTCCCATGTTTCACCACCCAGAGGTGGTAGAGGACTACGCCTATCGCTCCGCGCACACCGGCGTTGTCGTTGGAAAGCAGGTCACCAAGCAGTTTTATGGTAAAGACCACACCAAGTCTTACTATCTGGGATGCTCCACTGGCGGGCGACAAGGATTCAAAGAAGCCCAAGATTTTCCGGAGGATTTCGATGGCATCGTTGCTGGAGCTCCAGCATTCGCTTTTGGAGGTCTCATGTCTCGTTCTGCGAGCTTTTGGGCTATCGACGGCCCTCCTGGTTCTCCTTCATATCTCAGTCTCGATGATTGGGACATGGTTCACAAGGATGTGCTCACGCAGTGTGATCGTCTGGatggagttgaagatggcgtcATTGAGGACCCCAACCTTTGCCAATATCGTCCGGAATCTCTCATTTGCGCGGAGGGACAAACTGAAAAGTGCTTGACTTCGCATCAGGCTGAGGCTGTTCGACgcatcttctctcctctgttCGGATCTGACGGAAACTTCATCTACCCAAGACTCCAGCCCGGAGGCACCCACGGCTTTCATTATGTCGTCAACGACAATCCGTTCCCCTACTCTACTGAATGGCTCAGATATGTCATCTACGAGAACGCAGACTGGGATCCCAGCACAACCAACACGAAAGACTACGAGGCAATGATTGAGAAGAACCCATATAATGTCCAGACGTGGAAGGGAGATCTCTCAGGGATTAGGAACCGTGGGGCCAAGATTCTTCACTACCATGGTCTTCAAGATGGCATGATCAGCAGCGAAATCTCGCAGATTTATTACGACTACGTCTCGCGGACAATGGGCCTCAGCAACACTGAGTTAGACAAGTTCTATAGGTTCTTCCGTATTAGCGGATGCGGACACTGCGCTTGGGGCGATGGAGCCTCGCATATCGGATCGAAGCTGATCAACCTCGGTGGACTGGATCCTGAGAGCAACCTGCTCCTTGCTATCGTGAGATGGGTCGAAGAGGGTATTCCGCCTGAGACCATCATGGGATATCGATACGTGGATGGAGAGCGAGAGAAGGGAGTTGATTACAAGAGGAGGCACTGCCGATATCCTTACAGGAATGTCTGGGATCGTGTGGGTGATGCGAAGGATCCAGACAGTTGGAGCTGTCAACTGTAATGGATGAGGAGTGCATCCATTCTTAGCGTTGTCCTCCAGTCAgtggagagagagaagaagcacaTATAGAGATAAAGAATCCCCTACTGCATTTGGGGGAAAGTCACCCATTTCTGGAAGGAAGGCTATCTAGAGACAACCTAGAATAAGCAAGATAGTCAATTGGATTCCCTGGGAATCATGGCGTATGGTTATCTTCGCCATATTCCTCTCGTTGGAGACATGCAAAGACTCATCGGTAGGCAAGATCCAAGGACCCGTTGGTCAAGAACAATTTGAAGGTGTATAAACAGGTATATCCTTCTATATCAACAGCAAAACCGCAGTATGTACATCATTACTCCGAAGGCACCGACCATCCATTAGACTCATTATACTCATCAGGTGTCGTAGTcccctcgaggacctcgtaTCTCCTCATCTGGAGGGCTGCTTCAGTGTCCTTGCCTCCAATGATCCTGGCAATCCGGTCGCCAATCTCTTGGCCCTCAAAATAGGCACCCTGGAGGTAACCGAAGAACTGCGCGGAATTGGCCTCGCCGGCGAACCAGAGACGGTCGACGTTGGCTCGCATGTTCTGGTGCTTCTCCAGGGTCATGCCAGGGGGCCAGTTGCTGAAGGACCCAAATGCCCACCTATATCTGGTTAGTTACTGTGACATCATTGATGAAAGGCTGGCTTACTCTTCCTGACTCCACCTGGGGTACATGAAAGCCGTGGGCTCAGGGATTTCTGTATCAGGGAAAATGGTGTGAAGGACCTCCATGATCTCTTCCAACGTCTCCTCATCAGACTGCTGCTCGGCACGGTACGACTGTTGTCCCGTCACAGTTCCAAAGAGTACATTGGAACCTTCGACAAAGCCAGGAGCGTCCAGTGCTTGGAACAGAGGATAGTAGCCACGCTCCTTGGGATCAGCGTAGAGGAAGAACTCGGTGTCCTTGGGCCAGAAAGACTCGTTGAATTGCATGAAAATCTTGGTGTAGGTACCCATCTGGAACTGCTGGATAGGTTCTTGCTTCCATCGGGGTAGCTCAGGCTCAAAGGTGATGACATCGTTCTGAAGAACTCCGACGGAGAAGGTGCAGATGGCGTAGTCGGCTTCAATGCAGTCACCGTCTTTAGTGATAATCTTAACACCATTAGTATCATAGGCGATCTTGTCGACAGTGGTGTTGAGCAGCAGTCTGGGGTCGTTCTCCTTTAAGAACTCGTCCGCCTCTCCAAGGAGCCAGGCACTGAAGCCACGCTGATCAATGACGAGGTTTGTCTCGTCACTAAAGTGGTCGAAAGTAGCGTTCTGCACAGCAATGGTGTACAAAAAGCCGCACTGCTCAGGGGGATACACCATCTCAAAGTCCCATCCCCACCACTCAGCAGCCTGCTTCTTCATATCCCAGCCAGGTCTCCagccagcaaggccaagaccggCACGTGTCGACGTATCTTGGAGGTTGTTCTTCAGAAGGAGACCAGCATCTGCCATGGcaatctcgagcttctcatcaaACTCGTCGATTTCTTCTGAGAAGTCGGCAGGACCATTTTCGTCGTAGGTAAGGAGCTTGGTGTAGTTGGACTGGGTGTTCTTGATGCCGTGCTTCTGAGCAAGACGCCAGATGGGGTTTTGGCTTCCCTTCTTAGACTCAAGACCTTCGACCCAGTTGGCACCGAGCTCGACAGTCAGTGGCTTGCCGTCAGGACCCTCTCCGAAGGAGGTCTTCCTCAAGCGTCCACCGACGTAGTCGTTGTGCTCAACAATCAAAAAGTCGTGGATAGAGGCATTAGACAGGGTTTGGGCAGCTGTGATTCCAGCCACACCAGCACCAAGGATAGCGACCTTGGTTTTCTTGCACGTGCCTCCTCGGGGGACGGCAACGGCTTGGCTTGTGCCTAGAAGGACTCCGCAGAAGACTGCAAGGAGTTGCGAGTAAGATTGACGCATATTGAGCGAGGACCAAAGAAGTTGAGTCTCAATGAGAGTTGGTGCTAGGCATGGAGAGGAAAGTCATGGTTGGTGCTTGTCAGCTGTTTAAATATTCTATCTCTTCCATGCTTTACAGTTGCCAGCCGACGAAATGAATTCCTGCTTGTCTTACAATCCCGCTTTCCTGCAGCTCATGCCGCAGCGGGTCTCAGTTGAGCATCACTGGGCGCATCTCTGTACGACGCCCAATAGGGTATCTTGCGAAGATGTCTCACAAGCATGCACGTTTGCCTGATCTCGGATCCTCTTTGGGAATCCGATTGGCATTGAAGTAGGGGTATCCAGGTACGAATATCTCAGCTGAGGGAATATATTGCAATGGATCACAACATCTCCGAGTCAAacgtggctggctgagagCTAAACCGCGCAAAGCACTGCTGCTTGCTCGGCCTCCCCGCATTTGAGATGACAGACTGTAGGATCAAAAAGTCGGTCAAGGATTTCCTGTAGTTATTTGATCAGGAGTCAATCCCCAAATAGCATTAGATATTTTACATGTGGCACCAGCGGTTGAACCCTTGCCTAGGGAACAAACAGTCGGTGTATTTTCAGGATGAAGTTGAGATAAGAACCCCTTCACTCTTCCTGGCTTTCTTGACTCGGCCTGTTGACGGGGTAGTTGCCGGAATTTTGCAGATATATTTATCAACCAGGATTTGTTGCTGCAGATGTGAGTACATCACTCCAGGCTACATGTCCCTCTAACCCCTGTTTCTCATTATTGTCAACGCCAAGAACGCCATCACCATATATGCCGAAACAAGGCCATCACACAGTGTCACTCGCAGTTGAAGTCCTATTCCCCGTCCCGGCTTCATTGCCTACCTAGTGCGCATATGAGACAGAGATTGCCATTGCAGGCCTTATTCAATAATTCTTACCCTAATCTATACCTCTTTAGAGAAATTTTGACTAAAACAGGCATCACATTAATCTCGGACTTGTCTGGGAAGTGTGGCGGAGAAAGCACGCTAAAGCTGCCCTACCTTGCCAAGCAGACAAGTTGTCTTGTCCTTATTTCTCGTGGAATGTGACTGTAGGTAGTTGGCACTAGCCATACATTCTTCAAAATTCTAGATAGCCGCAGAACCAGGTGTTCAATCATTGTGTCCGGTGCAGGATTCTCCCAGAGCACTTCCTCGTGGAAATAGACAAGATGGAAATAAACATCGATGAATGCTATAAGGGTCTGTTCGCTTTATGCTCATAAGTTGGTTATTTCTTACCAACTCATATGTCATCAGAAGTATTTCTGATTTGGTTCTCGTCTTCAAGGTGTTCAAATGCTGTTGCATACTACTAACAACCGCATATAACCTGCAGTTCAACCATTCAACCATTGTTGGGACATGTCGAGAAATACGCATAGTAAGGGCGTTCAAAGCTCCAACAGAATGATATGATACACTTGGTAGTGGAAATAAGCATGCGCCTTATCGCCATGCCACGTCTCGGTCTCTGACTGGCCTCCTTTG is from Fusarium keratoplasticum isolate Fu6.1 chromosome 11, whole genome shotgun sequence and encodes:
- a CDS encoding Carboxylic ester hydrolase, with protein sequence MNLSSLLFPSLLQGSQVFSETGVDFATRCADFATSLQLPDTKVWFTEHVSPGTKITFSDNHETCRRPEQVVDVELCRVAMSVATSPISNISFEAWLPSNWTGRFLSTGNGGMSGCIQYEDIAYGVGLGFATVGANNGLNGTSALPMFHHPEVVEDYAYRSAHTGVVVGKQVTKQFYGKDHTKSYYLGCSTGGRQGFKEAQDFPEDFDGIVAGAPAFAFGGLMSRSASFWAIDGPPGSPSYLSLDDWDMVHKDVLTQCDRLDGVEDGVIEDPNLCQYRPESLICAEGQTEKCLTSHQAEAVRRIFSPLFGSDGNFIYPRLQPGGTHGFHYVVNDNPFPYSTEWLRYVIYENADWDPSTTNTKDYEAMIEKNPYNVQTWKGDLSGIRNRGAKILHYHGLQDGMISSEISQIYYDYVSRTMGLSNTELDKFYRFFRISGCGHCAWGDGASHIGSKLINLGGLDPESNLLLAIVRWVEEGIPPETIMGYRYVDGEREKGVDYKRRHCRYPYRNVWDRVGDAKDPDSWSCQL